One genomic segment of Alosa sapidissima isolate fAloSap1 chromosome 13, fAloSap1.pri, whole genome shotgun sequence includes these proteins:
- the LOC121680371 gene encoding alpha-2,8-sialyltransferase 8E-like isoform X2 yields the protein MLRKEILDVKVLSMVNTSELFKKWRNMQVCKWEQNKEETNNFTMSLSQCCNASSFLFTTKRNTPSGTKLRYEIGGSLVISPEIFKMFPDDMPYSRSEFKRCAVVGNGGININSTCGKEIDSADFVFRCNIPPVSDKYSADVGSKTNFVTINPSIIMKRFQNLEKWRRPFYEALQSYGNASIVLPAFYQWQNTDSISFRAKYVVDDFRSPAGVFFFHPQYLLNVQHFWKLQGVHANRLSTGLMLVTAAMELCEEVHLYGFWAFPTNPAGVSITNHYYDDVKAKPGVHAMPHELLHFLHMHTRGILHIHTQPCS from the exons gGTGAATACCTCAGAGTTGTTTAAGAAATGGAGAAATATGCAGGTATGCAAGTGGGAGCAGAACAAGGAAGAGACCAACAACTTCAc gATGTCTCTGTCTCAGTGCTGTAATGCATCCTCCTTCCTGTTCACCACTAAGCGCAACACGCCATCAGGCACCAAGCTGCGCTATGAAATCGGTGGATCCCTGGTCATCAGCCCAGAGATATTTAAAATGTTCCCTGAT GACATGCCCTATTCAAGATCAGAGTTTAAGCGCTGTGCCGTCGTTGGGAATGGAGGCATTAACATAAACAGCACATGTGGAAAAGAGATCGACTCAGCTGACTTTGTCTTCCG GTGCAACATTCCACCTGTGTCTGATAAATACTCTGCCGATGTGGGATCGAAGACTAACTTTGTCACTATCAACCCAAGCATCATCATGAAGAG GTTCCAAAACTTAGAGAAATGGCGCAGGCCATTCTACGAAGCCCTGCAGTCGTATGGGAATGCCTCCATCGTGCTGCCCGCCTTCTACCAATGGCAAAACACTGACAGCATTTCCTTTCGTGCCAAGTACGTGGTGGATGACTTCAGGTCACCAGCTGGTGTGTTCTTCTTCCATCCGCAGTACCTTCTCAACGTGCAGCACTTCTGGAAACTGCAGGGAGTGCACGCCAACCGGCTGAGCACCGGCCTCATGCTCGTCACCGCAGCCATGGAGCTGTGTGAGGAGGTGCACCTGTACGGCTTCTGGGCCTTCCCCACGAACCCGGCGGGTGTCTCCATCACGAACCACTACTACGACGACGTCAAGGCGAAGCCGGGCGTCCATGCTATGCCGCACGAGCTGCTCCACTtcctgcacatgcacacgcgaggcatcctgcacatacacacacagccctgcagCTGA
- the LOC121680513 gene encoding uncharacterized protein LOC121680513 encodes MADHKWHATGGPLSSNLILLSGDQGHLNPNSFHCEKDGRIATFTLINAAPMDACFNCVHGKDWEKGVKDILNAEQPGAGTAYLVTGTVVDVSQDYRIPRRGEFGDDSTREYHSVTVPTHIWTAVCYKHNVDDEKSFSFGYIGKNQPDSNQILLMSDDALNTFHTATSQFNDKVLHPLKRPKVTEMTILESFDSLETWFKTTEIMKYICLGRLVYCHSQSVPS; translated from the exons atggcggaccacaagtggcacgccaCCGGCGGCCCGCTATCttccaatctgattttgctatctggggacCAAGGGCACCTCAACCCCAACAGTTTCCATTGTGAGAAAGATGGTCGTATAGCTACATTCACCCTGATCAATGCTGCACCTATGGATGCCTGCTTCAACTGTGTCCATGGGAAAGACTGGGAGAAGGGCGTCAAAGACATTTTGAATGCTGAACAACCAGGTGCAGGAACTGCCTACTTGGTAACAGGAACAGTTGTTGATGTATCACAAGATTATAGAATACCAAGACGAGGGGAATTTGGTGATGATAGCACAAGAGAATACCACAGTGTTACTGTTCCTACTCATATCTGGACAGCTGTCTGTTATAAGCATAATGTTGATGATGAGAAGTCCTTTTCATTTGGCTACATAGGAAAAAATCAGCCCGACAGCAAC CAGATACTGCTCATGTCTGATGATGCTCTGAATACATTTCATACCGCTACGAGCCAGTTTAATGATAAAGTTCTACATCCTTTAAAGAGGCCAAAAGTAACAGAAATGACAATACTTGAGTCTTTTGACAGCCTGGAGACATGGTTTAAAACGACAGAGATCATGAAATATATCTGTCTGGGTCGGCTTGTGTACTGTCACAGCCAATCTGTACCTTCATAA